DNA from Leptospira bandrabouensis:
TGAGTTAGGTGAAGGTGTCGAACTAGATTAAATTTTTCCCTGAAAAGACAGGACGGTAAATTATGTCGCCCTGTCTCAAGTGAAGTTTGAAATCGTAAGACAAATATTTTGTCTTACGAAGTTACCGGTTTTTTGGTTTATCTTTTTTTGATCATACCTGCAATGAAGATAAGTAAAATGGCACCTACGACTGCCACAATCAATTCCGCAATCAGACCATAAGATCGAAAACCTAATAGGCCAAATACAATTCCTCCTAAAAAGGAACCGACAACACCGATCACTAAATTGGCAATCAGCCCAAATCCTTTTCCACGCAAAATACGACCAGCAAGCCAACCTGCTGCAAGACCAATCAGTAAAAACCAAATAAAACTAAACATAAGTTACTATCCTTGTTGCCTTTTCTTTTGAATTCTCATAAATTTACAAGAAGTCGTTTGAGAATCAAATCATATACGCAGGCTACATTTGAAAAATCAACTTTTAACAGGTCCCTATTATTTTGGTATGAAAGATTTGGATGTATTCAAAAAACATTTCATCCAAGAAAACCAAGGGAAACCTCTTTTCCTCATTCGTTTTGAAAACATTACTGGTATCGAACTTACTGATTTTTTGGATCTACTTCGAACTGAGTTTTATAACTGTATGGATTTGGAAGATATTACTTTTGGATTTCACCATATTGAAAAACAAAACATTTTGATTATGGGGATCTCTCCCCTTTTTGAATGGGATATCGAACGATTCCCAAATATTGAAAATGCAGTTGGTAAATTCCAACAACAATGTTTACAGAATAAAACTGCATCCTTTCACTTTGGAGTTTCTAGAACTCAATCTAATTTCATCTCGGATGATGAGGAAATTTATAACGAACTTTATAAATCATCAGAAAAAAATCTAAACGATAACCTAGTTCGTTGGAGTTGGACATATTACAATAAAGCCAATACTTATATTTCTGGTTCAGTTCATGAAGCCATGATCCAACCGACTGTCATCTTCAACCCTAAAGACAAAACCTATTCTGTGAAAGGCGGCGAAGTTTTTCTAGGTGGTGGAGCCTATATCGGTTATAAAGATTTGATCAATGACATTCCTTCTGACCAAGATATAAATCGTATTGAACTTTTGATTTTAGAAAAGTTGATCATAGCTTGTGAAGGGGCACCAGGGTTATTAAAATTCAATATTTCGCCTCAATCGTTAATTGATACTTTTTCGCAAATGGACCGAGTCGATCGACTGAAAAAACTCATCCAGAATAAAGACCTACTTCCTGAAAACATACGATTCGAACTCGTAGAAAAACCTTATGATGATTCGCACTTTCCATTAAAAGATGTATGTCATGCATTCTATTCACATGGAATGAGTTTTGCGGCAGACGACTTTGGGGTAAAAAGTCAGTCCCACCAAATCGTTTTAGATCTAGGAATTATGATCAAAGAATTTAAACTAGATCCTATTAGTTTTAAATTCAAAATGGAAGAAGACCAAATTAAATTTTTGGATAACTTGGCATTTATTGATTATTGTAAACGTCTAGCTGATAACAGGGAGGCTGTGATTACTGCTGAAGCTGTTGAGGATTTTGATACTTTACGATTTCTTATGGAACACCAAATTTACCAATTCCAAGCAAACATTCTATTTGGAAAAATGACCGTATCGGATTATAAAAGGGATTTTGAAGTTCTGCATTCAATCCATGAAGATGTTGTGAAAGAAGTATTGACAGATAAAATTTTGTCAGAAAAACAAAAGAAAGTTGGGAATTTGTTTCGGGTTGCTTCCGAAGAAGGTTTAATTTAAAATTCATTATGCATTTCATCATGGCGATTGAAAACGATCCCAATTCCTCTCAGGATTTGGAAAATATCTTCCTTGGTTTACGCCAACGAGTTGTTATCACTAAGTTTTCTCAAACAGTCCAAGAATATGTGAAATCCTCTAATCCAGATATCATATTAATGGGTTTGTCCTTTAAGGATAAAAAAGAATTAGAATTTGTTTTGGAACTTCGCCGTGATGTGATCACTCATAACATTCCTATTTTGGCTATGATTCCCAAAGAAGATTCCAACTTCATAGCAAATCATAAAGCTCTTGGTTTTACAGATTATATGGTTAAACCATTAATCAAACAACCTCTTTTAGATCGTATCCACTCACATATTGAAGAATATAAGTTTAGCGAATCATCCAAAACAAGAGACAATATGTCATTTGTTGTTGTGGATAGAGGACATGGACGTGTATTGTTTCAGTGTCGTGCTAATCTCAAACGATATGTATTTCCAGAATTCAAAAAAATATTCACACCTAATTTTTTAAAGTCCATCCAGTCTGAACGTATTTGTTTTGATGTTCGCGTTGTTCCCGAATTGGGAAAAGATGAAGTAGAAGTTTTCGAACGTGTGATGAAACTGTTTTCAAATCACGAAAAAGTTGTATTCATCGCTGGTCGACACATGGGTGCTTTTATTGAACATGCAGCAGATGATGAAAAAATGTTAGTATTCATGGCGCCAAACGAGTTCGAAGAATATGTAAAAATGGAAGAACAGAAAAAAGAAGAACAACGTAAAAAAGAAAAAAAGGAAAAGTTTATTAAGGAAACAGGTAAAGAACCTCCACCAGCTCCTACACTTTTAAGCCAGGTTAAAATTGAACTTCCAATCAATCCACCCAGCGAACCAGAAATTTCAAATCCTTCTTCAGAATCGACAGATACTTCGTCTAACTCTGATTCAACGCAATCTCCACCCCAACCATAATTGATAAAAATTAAACAAAAGAAGTAACCAATGAACTACAAACGAGAAGTCATCGATATTCCCAACGGCAAAGGCGAAATCATTCGCTTTCAAATGAACGAACAAAATTCACTCACCGGTCAAAACATGAGAGACCTCGGTGAAATTTTAAATGAAATCAAGGCCGACAATTCCAAACGTGGTGTGATTTTAACCACAGACAATCCTAAGTTTTTTTGCAATGGACTCGATGCAGAAAACTTACTTTCTACCAGTAGAGACAAACTCATCGATGAAGTCGGTGGCATTGTTATTTTATTCGGTGAGTTAGTTAAATTTGATAAACCTCTCATTACCGAAGTCACCGGTCATGCCATGGGTGGTGGTGCGGTCATCACGGTTGCATCTGATTTTAAATATATGTTGGATGGAAAAGGAAGGATTGGTTTTACAGAAGTCAATGTGGGTCTTCCGCTTCCTGGAAGTTTTATCGATCGGATTCGAATGTGTGTGGATCCAAGGTATTGGGCAGAAGTATGTTTAGAAGGAACCACTTACAAAGGTGCCGAAGCCAAAAAAATTGGTCTTATCGATGAAGTGGCTCCAACTCCCGAAGAGGTTCGAAAACTTGCATTAAAGAAACTGGAGGCCCTGTCGAAAGTTCCTTCCGCTGCCTACCGGGCTACAAAAAATACTTTGAATGGTGCACTGATAGCTCACCTAGATCAGTATAAAAAGGACACGATCAAATCCTTTGAACAACCAGGTGTTGTTGATAATTTACTCGAAGCAATGACAGCCCTTAAGGAAAAACGTAGACCCGTTTTTAAATAAATTTTTACAGAACGAGGGGAAAATGAGAATGGCCCCTCGATTCTTATAAGTCTTTTCACCATAATAGCCGAAAAATATAGTGAAATCTGATGTTGCGTTCTCTCGTATTAGTACTTATACTTTCTTTCTTTCCCCTTTCTGCAATATCTGTCTCTGATTTTCCCCCAGGTTTTGTTTTAAAAAATCCCTACGTCTGGCCCGTCAAAGGATATGATTCTATCACCGGCACCTTCGGTGAATTTCGAACAGGTCATTTTCATATGGGCCAAGATTTTTCTACAGGTGGCAGGATTGGTATTCCTATCGTAGCTGTCGCAAAAGGAAAAATCACACGAGTACAAAGAAGATGGACTAGCATAGGTTATGCGTTATTCCTCCAACACGATGATGGAATGACTTCACGGTACGGTCATTTACATAAATTTTCACAAAAAGTTATCAAACAAATCTTAAAATCAAAACAAGCAAAAAGATACAAAGATAGAACCGATTTTGATATAGCACTTCCTGAACCAGTTGAGGTAGAAGCTGGCGAAACAATAGCATTTTCTGGTGACACAGGAGTGGGGCCACCTCACCTTCACTTTGAACTTTTTAAAGACAACGTATATTATAATCCCGTACATTATGGATTAGGATACAACGTGGCAGAACCTATTGTATTCAATGCACTTCGGATTACGCCACAAACACCACGAACTTTTATTAACGGCCGAAATGAAACCGTTGAAATTCCTTTTTATGAAACAGGTGGAAACCGATTTGAGTTATCCGAGTCACCTACTCTCTTTATACAGGGAAAAGTGGGAATACAAATTGCAATCCACCAAAAATCAAATAGTAATCGTCTTGGTATTTTCACCTTAGATATGTTAATTGGTGAAAATGTTTTACAAGGTTTCCAACTATCGAAAATTCTAAAAGAACACACAAGAAAAAACGTATTATTATATGACAGTTCTGTAAGTAAACCTAATGGAAACCCATTTTCCTATTATTTACATACAAGAGATGGGAATGACCTTCTTGGAATGCGGAGTAATGGAAGAGAACAAGGCCTACTCGATAGCGAACAAATGAGAATGGGTGAACCAAAAGAGATTACCATTCGAGCTACTGGTATGGGTGGCCAGATGTCTTTTGCTTCCTTTTATATTCTAAAAGACCAAGGGGATTATAGTCATATTGTCACTAAAGAATGGAAATACAATGTGTACTATGATCGTTATACGACTTTCAAATCGAAAGATACAAAAGTGGAATTATTTTTTCCAGTAAATGCTGTGTATTCCAAAGCATTTTTTGAAATTGAAGCCCAAGAACAAATACAAATCAAAACACAAGGGCTCAACCAACTTTCCAGTGTATATAAAATTGGTCCTGATTTTAAGGATTTTAATTTAGGTTATGACCTTTATGTAAAGGTACCAAAATCGAAAGATATTAACTCAGCTGACCTATATGAAGTTTTACCAGATGGAAACGTTAAAAAAATAAATGGATCTTCTTTTAGTTCTTGGGGCCAGTTTTTCAAAGTAAGATTACGCAAGACAGGAATGTTTGTGGTTCTTTCAGACCAAACTCCTCCTACAATCTACTTACACGAGTTGATGAGTAAAACCGTTTATCCTAGAGAAGATTTTGCTTTGTATTTAAAAGCTGTGGATGTTGGATCAGGAATTATGCCTGACGGGTTTGACATCACAGTGGATGGAATTCCAGGCAAAGCGGAATTTTTTCCTAAAGACGGTCGTTTGGAAATCTTTGAACCAGAGATTTTATATGAACCAGGGAAACATACTGTGCTTGCGAGTGTGCGAGATTTTGCTGGAAATTGGAGTTCGACAGTTCGATATGATTACGAAATACAGGCTCCACCTGTTACGGAAGAAAAGAAAAAACTTCCTAACGAAAATCAAAACGTAGATTTGGGAAAAGATAAAAAGAATATAAAAGAAACTAAAACAAAACCATCTTCACCTAAGGTGCAAAAGGCGGTGAAACCAATTTCAATCGCACCCAAGGCAAAGGATAAAAAATCTACATCCCGATAGCCGCACCACCGTCTACACGGAGGTAAGTTCCAGTAATGTAAGATGCATCGTTACTTAAGAAAAACTTAACAGCAGATGCGATCTCTTCTTGTTTTCCCGGACGTTTGAGTGGGATTACAGAAGGATCAGTTAACTTGTCTTGCACTTCTTTGGAAAGTGTTCCCGTCATTTCTGTTTGTACATAACCTGGACAAACTGCATTTACGAGTACGTTTCTTCCTGAAAATTCACGAGCAGAAACTTTTGTTAATGCAATCACTCCCGCTTTGGAAGTAGAGTAGTTTGCTTGGCCTGGTTGGCCGGTTAATCCAGAAACAGAAGAGATGTTTACGATTCTACCAGAGTCAGATTTTAGAATGAGTTTACTTGCGGACTTAGTCATAAGGAAAACTCCCTTACAGTTTACATCCATAACAAAGTCATATTCTTGTTCAGACATACGAATGAGAAGATTGTCTTTTAAAACTCCAGCGTTGTTTACTAGAAAATCTAGTTTTCCAAAAGCCTCTTTAGTTTTGCTGATCGCAGTGTCGCAGTCTTCTGGTTTTGTTACGTTACAAGCAACTCCAATTGCTTTCACACCAAATTTTGCTTCTACTTCTCTTGCAGCTTCTTCAATTTTTTCCTGATTCAAATCAACAAGCACCAAACTTGCACCATGCGATGCGATTCGGTTTGCGATTGCTCTTCCCAAACCAATGGGAGAGGCAGCTCCCGTTACCAGTGCTACTTTTCCTTCGAATTCTTTGGACATATGCCCCCCTAGGATTTATTACTAGATTCTAAACTTGAATTTCGAACATCGTTCGGCAATCGTAAAATTCCCAGTTGAAAGAGAAGTTTCTAATGAAAGACTGCCCTTATGATCGATCGATACAGCCATCCAGAGATTTCTGCCATCTGGGAATTAGAGAACAAATTTAAGATTTGGACAGATATTGAAATTTATGCCTGCGAAGCCCGCGCCAACCGTGGAGAAGTTCCCAAAGAGGACCTAGAAACCATCAAACAAAAGGCAAAATTCAATGTGGACGAAATTCTAGAAATAGAATCCAAAGTTCACCATGATGTGATCGCCTATTTGACAAACCTAAACTCTTATATAGGACCAGCAGGCCGACATGTTCACTTTGGACTGACATCCAGTGACGTTGGTGACACTGCACTTTGTGTACAAATGGTCCAAGCAATGGACCTTCTCATCCAAAGAACCGAAACTCTTTTAGAAACCACAAAACAAAAAGCAAAAGAGTACAAAGACCTTCCTTGTATCGGACGTTCTCATGGAATCCATGCGGAACCAATGACACTTGGTCTTAAGTTTGCTCTCTTCTATGCGGAGATGACTCGAAACTTAGAACGGATGAAAGATGCTAGGGCTCAAGTTGCGGTAGGTAAACTATCTGGAGCTGTGGGAACCTATTCCAATATTGATTTAGAAATTGAAGAATATGTGTTAACCAAACTTGGATTAACTGTTGATCCCATTGCTACACAAGTTATTTCTCGTGACCGCCATGCATTTTATATGTCAGTGCTTGGAGTGGTTGCTGCCAGTTTAGACCGAATGGCAACTGAAATTCGACTCTTACAAAAAACGGAAGGGCGCGAAGTAGAAGAACCTTTTGCCAAAGGCCAAAAAGGATCTTCGGCTATGCCTCACAAACGTAATCCTGTTGTTTGCGAAAGAATTTCTGGAATCTCCAGAGTCATTCGGTCCAACGTAAACGTGGGATTACAAAACGTTGGACTTTGGCATGAAAGAGATATTTCTCATTCTTCTGCCGAACGAATTGTACTTCCCGATTCTACCATCGCACTCGATTACATTTTAGAGAAAATGAATTTTGTCCTAAAAGGACTTCATGTGTATCCTGATGCCACAGAACGCACATTAAATGTGACACGTGGATTAATTTTTTCACAAAAAGTTCTGTTGTGGTTGATTGAAAAAGGTGGAATCACTCGTGAAGATGCCTACTTAATCGTACAGGAAAATGCAATGGCAGTATGGGCAGACCAATCCAAAAATCTTCGTGACCTTTTAAAACAAGATCCAAGATGTTCTGCCATCCTAAAAGATAGCGACTTGGATGAAATTTTCCAAATCAAACCTTATTTGGAAAGGATTCCTCTCATTTTCAAACGATTGGGGATTACTGATTAATTAGTTTTAAGAAAAATCAAATCTTAGATTTCAAAAAGGATTAGGTTCTTACAAACCTAGTCCTTTTTTTTTGGATTTTTATCTTTTGTATTTAAAAACTTTTCAAAAAAACCGGATGATTAACGAAAAACACAAATAAAAATTTATGAAAAAAAGTATCGGATTAGTATATCTACAATTGGCCGCTCAAACTTTCTGAATCAATTTGAACATTTGTTAAAGATTGAATAAATAATATAGTTTTTAATAATTCTTTTCTAATTCGGTAACCAACCATTGGATCAAATCTTTTAACATCTCTCTGTTGATACTATGGCCTTCTTCATATTCCTGATAATAAGGCCGAATGCCAATGGATTCCAAATATTGTTTCACCGAACGTGCATATTCAACTGATAACACTCGATCCTTGGTCCCATGAGAAATAAATATCTTCTTTTTGAAAAGATCATCTGTGACCTTTATCATTTCCTTATTCTCTTCCAGCAACCTTCCACTTAAAGCAATGATCCCTTTGAATTTCTCTGGATAAAGTAATCCAATAGAATAAGACATGATGGCACCTTGACTAAAGCCACAAGTCCAAACATTGGATTCATCATATTGGTGATTGAATTTAAGGTAATCCAAAAAATCTAATAATAGCTTTCTACTCTCTTTTTCTTGGTCTAAATTGATTTTAGGTTGGCCAGTTGTAAATAATACTTCATACCATCCAAAACTTTTAGGACCTAATACCAAAGGACCCCTAAGTGAAACGATCAGAAAAGAATCAGGTAAATTACTTGCTAAGGAAAACAAATCTTCTTCATTACTTCCAACGCCATGTAACAATAAGAGAAGAGGTGGTTTTTCAATCGATACCTTTGGTTTTCGAATTAAAAATTCTAACGGTTTTTCCATATGATTATCTCTTTCTATTATTACTTTTGATTACGAATCAAACCTGACAGAAGTCATTGTCAACGCACCTGCGACTGGTTTATCATTAAAGAAGGACACCTTATCTGAATCAAGTTTTGTCCCTAACGTATAAATTAACGGCAAATAATGTTCCGCAGTGGGGATGGCCCATTCAAATTCCTTTCCATGATTTCGAAATTGAATTAATGAGTCATTGTCTCCTGCCATAATCCAATTTTTGACCTTTTGGTTTACATTCAGCGCCCAGTCAAATCCATACACTTCGTTTAATCGGTCCCAAGCCACCATACGCAAGTTATGTACTATATTTCCACTAGCTATAATTAATACACCATGGTTTCGAAGCGGAATTAATTCTTTTGCTAACTGAAAGTGTTGTTCAGGAGAAGTTTTATAATCCATACTCAACTGAACAATGGGTACATCGGCATCAGGATAAATATGTTTGATCACACTCCAAGCTCCGTGGTCCAAACCCCATTCGTAATCTAATTTTACATTCTGAGATTTCACCATTGATTGCACTAGTTTTGCAAGTTCTGGGTTACCTGGCGCCGGGTATTGAACATCAAATAAAGCTTTTGGGAATCCACCAAAATCATGTATGGTGGGGGGATTTTCCATGGCGGTTACAAAAGTACCATCGGTTACCCAGTGGGCAGAAATACAAAGAATCGCTTTTGGTTTGGGAAGATCAGAGGAAAGATTTCGTAAACCTTCTACAAATTCATTTTCCTCAATCGCATTCATCGGACTTCCATGTCCCAAAAAAAGCGAAGTAAAAGTTTCTGAGCTTTGGAAAATACCCCAATTTTCTATGTTTTCTGCATGATTCATGATAGTTACCTGAATTAAATTTATCCGTCCCTCTATTTAGATAGTTTAATATCAAATCATTTATTGTCAATCTATTCCTTGTTCCAGAAACCCAATTTCTTCTTTTCTAAGTTCACACTCTATCGTCAAATTACCGAGAATACGCTAAGGAGAAAATTGAGGATTGGAAACAAATAAAACAAACCAGGAAAAAATTTCGTACATTTTGAACGAACTAATTACAAATCACAATACTAAATCAATCCAAGAAGTTTTTTCGAGTGAATACATTGTTCATACATCAAAAAAAGATTATAAAGGACATAAAATCATCATCAAGTGGGCCAAGAATTTACATGATTTTTTATCCGATTTAAAAATAGTAAAAATTCAATTCTTAGTACAAACAGAGGATTTGATAGTATGGAAAAGAACCTTACGTGGAAAAATAAAACCTTCCAAGAACAAAAACTTAAAAACAAGTAAAACCATTCAGTGGGACGAAATGATTGTTTCCAAATTTAAAAATGGTTTTATTATAGAAGAATGGAATAATTCCGAATTTCTAGGTGTACTTTTTTCCAAACCAAATTGAATTAAAAATTCTATAACAATAACAAATTCATGTCTCTAAAAAAATTCGAAGTAAAACTTATCTCATTAACGAAGATATATTCTTTCTATTTGTTAGTTTCATTTGGTTATATCCTTTATCATGGATTAACAGAAGAAAAAGACTTAAAATCAACTTTTGCTCTTGTACTGGGTAATAAAGTAGAACTAAATGGAAAACCTTCGGATCGATTACAAGCAAGATTAGATCGTGCCGTTTTCCTTTATAAGGAAAATTCAATTCAGAAAATAATAGTCTCTGGAGGGATTGGAAAAGAAGGATTTGACGAAGCAAAAATAATGAAAGAATATTTAATAGCAAATGGCTTAAATGCAAATCAAATCATAGAAGACAATCTAGGTTACACTACGGAAAAATCTGCAGATAATTTAAAGGAAATCTTGAAATCGCATGAATCGGAACCAATTCTTATCATTTCGCAGTATTATCATCTTCCTAGAGCAAGTTACCTAGTAAAAAGAGCAGGATTCAATAATATCAAAACATCTTACGCCAGATACATTGAAATACGTGACCTATATTCCATTTTCAGAGAAACAATAGCTTTACCTTATATAATAGTTGTTAACTCATTTTTTAAGCACTAAATAAATTTTTTAAATAATACTTTGCCAGGTTTTTAAATAATAATTGTCATGGAAATCAATCATGAATGAAGATTCAAATTTAAAACTAATTGATAAACAGCTAAACGCATACAATAACAAAGATATAGATTTGTTTTTAGAATGTTGGGATAAAAATGCCAAAATCTTTTTGCATCCGGATACACTGGTAGCCGAAGGAACTGAAGAGATCAAAGAAAGGCATTTAATTCGTTTTCAAGAACCAAATCTTTTTGCAAAACTAATTTCTAGAACTAAATTCAACGGTAAAATTGTAGACCATGAATTGGTTACCAGGAATTTTCCTGAAGGAAAAGGTACGATTGAAGTATTAGCGATTTATGAAATTATGAACCACAAAATTTCTAATGCCTGGTTTTTGATGGGAGAACCAAAATTCTAATTTTAAGTTTTTAAACAAATTCAAATTTCAACTCGAGGTTTGTATTCCCCAGAAAATCGAATCTAGATATTCCTTTTCGATCTATATTTTCTTGTTGAAAGATTGTCATTATCCACTCATATAACTCTGTTTAAACTGAAACGAGTTCAAATTTTTAAGAACAAACGGAATCTTTCGAAACCACAAAAGGGAAATACTATGGCAGCACCAAAGAAGAAAAAAACCACTGGAACTAAAACCAAATCCAATCTCAAAAAATTAGATTATCGACCCAATCCGACTCACACCATTTCCCCTTTTCTTATGTTTAACGCGAACATTGAAGAGGTAGCAAAGTTTTACGCATCGGTTTTTAAAAAATCCAAAATCGTAACCGCAAATCCCATGCAAGGGGAGTTCATTTTAAACGGTCAAAAGTTTAAAGCTTACAATGGTGGACCGGAATTTAAATTTTCTTGGGGAGTTTCCTTTATGATCAGTGTAGAAACCCAAAAAGAAGTAGATTATTATTGGAATGCACTTTTAGCCAATGGCGGTAAAGAAAGTATGTGTGGTTGGCTTCAGGATCAATTTGGAATGCACTGGCAAGTGACTCCCAATATTCTTTTAAAACTTATTTCGCACAAAGATCCTATAAAAGTAGAACGTGCCACACAAGCCATGTTAAAAATGAGAAAAATAGATATAGCGGCACTGAAAGAAGCAGTAAGTTAATTAATTTAACTTACTACAATCAGACAGCTGTTACTTGTTTTTCAGAGATCAAATTGTATTTCAATTTAATTTGATCAATTTTTTCTTCCATTGACTTCCATAAAGAATCTTTTTCTGGATGGAAGGTACAAAGCACACCTTGTCTCACCAAATCAATGATTTCATCAATGGAAAAATCTAAGAAACGATAGAGTTTAAAAAATTCATACGTAAGATTCACATTAAAGATATCTGGATCATCCGTATTGATACACAACATAAGTCCCTGGTCGTAATAATAT
Protein-coding regions in this window:
- a CDS encoding GlsB/YeaQ/YmgE family stress response membrane protein; translated protein: MFSFIWFLLIGLAAGWLAGRILRGKGFGLIANLVIGVVGSFLGGIVFGLLGFRSYGLIAELIVAVVGAILLIFIAGMIKKR
- a CDS encoding EAL domain-containing protein, coding for MKNQLLTGPYYFGMKDLDVFKKHFIQENQGKPLFLIRFENITGIELTDFLDLLRTEFYNCMDLEDITFGFHHIEKQNILIMGISPLFEWDIERFPNIENAVGKFQQQCLQNKTASFHFGVSRTQSNFISDDEEIYNELYKSSEKNLNDNLVRWSWTYYNKANTYISGSVHEAMIQPTVIFNPKDKTYSVKGGEVFLGGGAYIGYKDLINDIPSDQDINRIELLILEKLIIACEGAPGLLKFNISPQSLIDTFSQMDRVDRLKKLIQNKDLLPENIRFELVEKPYDDSHFPLKDVCHAFYSHGMSFAADDFGVKSQSHQIVLDLGIMIKEFKLDPISFKFKMEEDQIKFLDNLAFIDYCKRLADNREAVITAEAVEDFDTLRFLMEHQIYQFQANILFGKMTVSDYKRDFEVLHSIHEDVVKEVLTDKILSEKQKKVGNLFRVASEEGLI
- a CDS encoding response regulator — its product is MHFIMAIENDPNSSQDLENIFLGLRQRVVITKFSQTVQEYVKSSNPDIILMGLSFKDKKELEFVLELRRDVITHNIPILAMIPKEDSNFIANHKALGFTDYMVKPLIKQPLLDRIHSHIEEYKFSESSKTRDNMSFVVVDRGHGRVLFQCRANLKRYVFPEFKKIFTPNFLKSIQSERICFDVRVVPELGKDEVEVFERVMKLFSNHEKVVFIAGRHMGAFIEHAADDEKMLVFMAPNEFEEYVKMEEQKKEEQRKKEKKEKFIKETGKEPPPAPTLLSQVKIELPINPPSEPEISNPSSESTDTSSNSDSTQSPPQP
- a CDS encoding enoyl-CoA hydratase/isomerase family protein, whose amino-acid sequence is MNYKREVIDIPNGKGEIIRFQMNEQNSLTGQNMRDLGEILNEIKADNSKRGVILTTDNPKFFCNGLDAENLLSTSRDKLIDEVGGIVILFGELVKFDKPLITEVTGHAMGGGAVITVASDFKYMLDGKGRIGFTEVNVGLPLPGSFIDRIRMCVDPRYWAEVCLEGTTYKGAEAKKIGLIDEVAPTPEEVRKLALKKLEALSKVPSAAYRATKNTLNGALIAHLDQYKKDTIKSFEQPGVVDNLLEAMTALKEKRRPVFK
- a CDS encoding M23 family metallopeptidase is translated as MLRSLVLVLILSFFPLSAISVSDFPPGFVLKNPYVWPVKGYDSITGTFGEFRTGHFHMGQDFSTGGRIGIPIVAVAKGKITRVQRRWTSIGYALFLQHDDGMTSRYGHLHKFSQKVIKQILKSKQAKRYKDRTDFDIALPEPVEVEAGETIAFSGDTGVGPPHLHFELFKDNVYYNPVHYGLGYNVAEPIVFNALRITPQTPRTFINGRNETVEIPFYETGGNRFELSESPTLFIQGKVGIQIAIHQKSNSNRLGIFTLDMLIGENVLQGFQLSKILKEHTRKNVLLYDSSVSKPNGNPFSYYLHTRDGNDLLGMRSNGREQGLLDSEQMRMGEPKEITIRATGMGGQMSFASFYILKDQGDYSHIVTKEWKYNVYYDRYTTFKSKDTKVELFFPVNAVYSKAFFEIEAQEQIQIKTQGLNQLSSVYKIGPDFKDFNLGYDLYVKVPKSKDINSADLYEVLPDGNVKKINGSSFSSWGQFFKVRLRKTGMFVVLSDQTPPTIYLHELMSKTVYPREDFALYLKAVDVGSGIMPDGFDITVDGIPGKAEFFPKDGRLEIFEPEILYEPGKHTVLASVRDFAGNWSSTVRYDYEIQAPPVTEEKKKLPNENQNVDLGKDKKNIKETKTKPSSPKVQKAVKPISIAPKAKDKKSTSR
- a CDS encoding glucose 1-dehydrogenase, with the protein product MSKEFEGKVALVTGAASPIGLGRAIANRIASHGASLVLVDLNQEKIEEAAREVEAKFGVKAIGVACNVTKPEDCDTAISKTKEAFGKLDFLVNNAGVLKDNLLIRMSEQEYDFVMDVNCKGVFLMTKSASKLILKSDSGRIVNISSVSGLTGQPGQANYSTSKAGVIALTKVSAREFSGRNVLVNAVCPGYVQTEMTGTLSKEVQDKLTDPSVIPLKRPGKQEEIASAVKFFLSNDASYITGTYLRVDGGAAIGM
- the purB gene encoding adenylosuccinate lyase, coding for MIDRYSHPEISAIWELENKFKIWTDIEIYACEARANRGEVPKEDLETIKQKAKFNVDEILEIESKVHHDVIAYLTNLNSYIGPAGRHVHFGLTSSDVGDTALCVQMVQAMDLLIQRTETLLETTKQKAKEYKDLPCIGRSHGIHAEPMTLGLKFALFYAEMTRNLERMKDARAQVAVGKLSGAVGTYSNIDLEIEEYVLTKLGLTVDPIATQVISRDRHAFYMSVLGVVAASLDRMATEIRLLQKTEGREVEEPFAKGQKGSSAMPHKRNPVVCERISGISRVIRSNVNVGLQNVGLWHERDISHSSAERIVLPDSTIALDYILEKMNFVLKGLHVYPDATERTLNVTRGLIFSQKVLLWLIEKGGITREDAYLIVQENAMAVWADQSKNLRDLLKQDPRCSAILKDSDLDEIFQIKPYLERIPLIFKRLGITD
- a CDS encoding alpha/beta hydrolase; the encoded protein is MEKPLEFLIRKPKVSIEKPPLLLLLHGVGSNEEDLFSLASNLPDSFLIVSLRGPLVLGPKSFGWYEVLFTTGQPKINLDQEKESRKLLLDFLDYLKFNHQYDESNVWTCGFSQGAIMSYSIGLLYPEKFKGIIALSGRLLEENKEMIKVTDDLFKKKIFISHGTKDRVLSVEYARSVKQYLESIGIRPYYQEYEEGHSINREMLKDLIQWLVTELEKNY
- the ygiD gene encoding 4,5-DOPA dioxygenase extradiol; protein product: MNHAENIENWGIFQSSETFTSLFLGHGSPMNAIEENEFVEGLRNLSSDLPKPKAILCISAHWVTDGTFVTAMENPPTIHDFGGFPKALFDVQYPAPGNPELAKLVQSMVKSQNVKLDYEWGLDHGAWSVIKHIYPDADVPIVQLSMDYKTSPEQHFQLAKELIPLRNHGVLIIASGNIVHNLRMVAWDRLNEVYGFDWALNVNQKVKNWIMAGDNDSLIQFRNHGKEFEWAIPTAEHYLPLIYTLGTKLDSDKVSFFNDKPVAGALTMTSVRFDS
- a CDS encoding ester cyclase codes for the protein MNELITNHNTKSIQEVFSSEYIVHTSKKDYKGHKIIIKWAKNLHDFLSDLKIVKIQFLVQTEDLIVWKRTLRGKIKPSKNKNLKTSKTIQWDEMIVSKFKNGFIIEEWNNSEFLGVLFSKPN